One window of the Eucalyptus grandis isolate ANBG69807.140 chromosome 6, ASM1654582v1, whole genome shotgun sequence genome contains the following:
- the LOC104449514 gene encoding receptor homology region, transmembrane domain- and RING domain-containing protein 2 isoform X3 yields MDAWGRASVLRALLWLALLGVGRTASASVVLIGSNVTLSFAAVEAEFVAGHSAGIKIHAVFVSKVSGELLQNYAGSTNVELWIIPSFEDSAWSIMAISFISLLAMSAVLATCFFVRRHRIRRERPRAPRVREFHGMSSRLVKAMPSLIFTAVLEDNCTSRTCAICLEDYNVGEKLRILPCCHKFHALCVDSWLTSWRTFCPVCKRDARTCTGEPPASESTPLLSSSPVSVASSSALSSARSSVASSSAIQIARASRPPSASRTPSFSSTYMQQSFRSYRQSPPLSISRSSADLRNASSYRSQGSYLVSPHSMGYPSISPVNSRYISHYIPSPSNASANFISSSHQHHPLHHSESAASISPFVSAQSLPGC; encoded by the exons ATGGATGCCTGGGGTCGTGCTAGTGTGCTGCGCGCGCTCCTGTGGCTCGCCTTGCTCGGGGTTGGCCGCACGGCGTCGGCGAGCGTCGTCCTGATCGGCAGCAACGTCACCCTCTCCTTCGCCGCCGTCGAGGCTGAATTCG TGGCTGGACATTCAGCTGGGATAAAGATCCATGCTGTGTTCGTTTCTAAAGTTTCGGGGGAATTACTTCAAAATTATGCTGGTTCAACTAATGTGGAGCTGTGGATAATCCCAAGCTTTGAAGACTCAGCTTGGTCAATCATggctatttcttttatttccctgCTTGCCATGTCAGCAGTTCTTGCCACATGCTTCTTTGTCCGTAGGCATCGCATAAGACGAGAAAGGCCTCGAGCTCCACGTGTTAGGGAGTTCCATGGAATGAGCAGTCGTTTGGTTAAAGCAATGCCAAGTCTCATATTTACTGCTGTTTTAGAGGATAACTGCACATCAAGGACATGTGCCATATGCCTTGAAGACTACAATGTTGGGGAGAAGCTCAGGATTTTGCCGTGTTGTCACA AGTTTCATGCATTATGTGTCGACTCATGGCTTACATCGTGGAGAACTTTCTGCCCAGTTTGCAAGCGTGATGCAAGAACTTGCACAGGTGAACCCCCAGCATCTGAGAGTACACCATTGCTTTCATCGAGCCCTGTGTCTGTGGCTTCCTCCTCTGCTTTGTCTTCTGCTAGATCATCAGTGGCATCATCATCAGCCATCCAAATAGCCAGAGCATCACGTCCTCCATCCGCATCTCGTACTCCATCTTTCTCGAGCACTTACATGCAGCAGTCTTTTAGGTCCTATAGACAATCTCCTCCTCTGAGCATTAGCCGTAGCTCAGCTGACCTCAGGAATGCATCGTCTTACCGGTCTCAAGGATCGTACTTGGTTTCTCCCCACTCGATGGGTTATCCCTCTATATCACCTGTCAATTCAAGATACATCTCACATTACATTCCAAGCCCGAGCAATGCCTCCGCAAATTTCATCAGTTCTAGTCACCAGCATCACCCGTTACACCACAGTGAATCAGCTGCAAGTATTTCACCTTTTGTTTCTGCTCAGTCCCTTCCAGGGTGTTGA
- the LOC104449514 gene encoding receptor homology region, transmembrane domain- and RING domain-containing protein 2 isoform X2, which yields MDAWGRASVLRALLWLALLGVGRTASASVVLIGSNVTLSFAAVEAEFAPPIKGSGVCGVLYLADPIDACSQLVNEANRLPNASSPFALIVRGGGCSFEEKVRRAQKAGFKAAIVYDNEADGNLVPMAGHSAGIKIHAVFVSKVSGELLQNYAGSTNVELWIIPSFEDSAWSIMAISFISLLAMSAVLATCFFVRRHRIRRERPRAPRVREFHGMSSRLVKAMPSLIFTAVLEDNCTSRTCAICLEDYNVGEKLRILPCCHKFHALCVDSWLTSWRTFCPVCKRDARTCTGEPPASESTPLLSSSPVSVASSSALSSARSSVASSSAIQIARASRPPSASRTPSFSSTYMQQSFRSYRQSPPLSISRSSADLRNASSYRSQGSYLVSPHSMGYPSISPVNSRYISHYIPSPSNASANFISSSHQHHPLHHSESAASISPFVSAQSLPGC from the exons ATGGATGCCTGGGGTCGTGCTAGTGTGCTGCGCGCGCTCCTGTGGCTCGCCTTGCTCGGGGTTGGCCGCACGGCGTCGGCGAGCGTCGTCCTGATCGGCAGCAACGTCACCCTCTCCTTCGCCGCCGTCGAGGCTGAATTCG CTCCGCCGATTAAGGGTTCTGGGGTTTGCGGCGTGCTGTATCTTGCGGACCCGATCGATGCGTGCTCTCAATTGGTGAATGAGGCCAACCGGTTGCCGAATGCTAGCTCCCCTTTCGCCCTAATTGTTAGGGGAGGAGGATGTAGTTTCGAAGAGAAAGTTAGGAGAGCTCAAAAGGCTGGATTCAAAGCGGCTATTGTCTATGACAACGAAGCTGATGGCAACTTGGTGCCAA TGGCTGGACATTCAGCTGGGATAAAGATCCATGCTGTGTTCGTTTCTAAAGTTTCGGGGGAATTACTTCAAAATTATGCTGGTTCAACTAATGTGGAGCTGTGGATAATCCCAAGCTTTGAAGACTCAGCTTGGTCAATCATggctatttcttttatttccctgCTTGCCATGTCAGCAGTTCTTGCCACATGCTTCTTTGTCCGTAGGCATCGCATAAGACGAGAAAGGCCTCGAGCTCCACGTGTTAGGGAGTTCCATGGAATGAGCAGTCGTTTGGTTAAAGCAATGCCAAGTCTCATATTTACTGCTGTTTTAGAGGATAACTGCACATCAAGGACATGTGCCATATGCCTTGAAGACTACAATGTTGGGGAGAAGCTCAGGATTTTGCCGTGTTGTCACA AGTTTCATGCATTATGTGTCGACTCATGGCTTACATCGTGGAGAACTTTCTGCCCAGTTTGCAAGCGTGATGCAAGAACTTGCACAGGTGAACCCCCAGCATCTGAGAGTACACCATTGCTTTCATCGAGCCCTGTGTCTGTGGCTTCCTCCTCTGCTTTGTCTTCTGCTAGATCATCAGTGGCATCATCATCAGCCATCCAAATAGCCAGAGCATCACGTCCTCCATCCGCATCTCGTACTCCATCTTTCTCGAGCACTTACATGCAGCAGTCTTTTAGGTCCTATAGACAATCTCCTCCTCTGAGCATTAGCCGTAGCTCAGCTGACCTCAGGAATGCATCGTCTTACCGGTCTCAAGGATCGTACTTGGTTTCTCCCCACTCGATGGGTTATCCCTCTATATCACCTGTCAATTCAAGATACATCTCACATTACATTCCAAGCCCGAGCAATGCCTCCGCAAATTTCATCAGTTCTAGTCACCAGCATCACCCGTTACACCACAGTGAATCAGCTGCAAGTATTTCACCTTTTGTTTCTGCTCAGTCCCTTCCAGGGTGTTGA
- the LOC104449514 gene encoding receptor homology region, transmembrane domain- and RING domain-containing protein 2 isoform X1: MDAWGRASVLRALLWLALLGVGRTASASVVLIGSNVTLSFAAVEAEFAPPIKGSGVCGVLYLADPIDACSQLVNEANRLPNASSPFALIVRGGGCSFEEKVRRAQKAGFKAAIVYDNEADGNLVPSGLLRAVAGHSAGIKIHAVFVSKVSGELLQNYAGSTNVELWIIPSFEDSAWSIMAISFISLLAMSAVLATCFFVRRHRIRRERPRAPRVREFHGMSSRLVKAMPSLIFTAVLEDNCTSRTCAICLEDYNVGEKLRILPCCHKFHALCVDSWLTSWRTFCPVCKRDARTCTGEPPASESTPLLSSSPVSVASSSALSSARSSVASSSAIQIARASRPPSASRTPSFSSTYMQQSFRSYRQSPPLSISRSSADLRNASSYRSQGSYLVSPHSMGYPSISPVNSRYISHYIPSPSNASANFISSSHQHHPLHHSESAASISPFVSAQSLPGC, translated from the exons ATGGATGCCTGGGGTCGTGCTAGTGTGCTGCGCGCGCTCCTGTGGCTCGCCTTGCTCGGGGTTGGCCGCACGGCGTCGGCGAGCGTCGTCCTGATCGGCAGCAACGTCACCCTCTCCTTCGCCGCCGTCGAGGCTGAATTCG CTCCGCCGATTAAGGGTTCTGGGGTTTGCGGCGTGCTGTATCTTGCGGACCCGATCGATGCGTGCTCTCAATTGGTGAATGAGGCCAACCGGTTGCCGAATGCTAGCTCCCCTTTCGCCCTAATTGTTAGGGGAGGAGGATGTAGTTTCGAAGAGAAAGTTAGGAGAGCTCAAAAGGCTGGATTCAAAGCGGCTATTGTCTATGACAACGAAGCTGATGGCAACTTGGTGCCAA GTGGCCTGCTACGTGCAGTGGCTGGACATTCAGCTGGGATAAAGATCCATGCTGTGTTCGTTTCTAAAGTTTCGGGGGAATTACTTCAAAATTATGCTGGTTCAACTAATGTGGAGCTGTGGATAATCCCAAGCTTTGAAGACTCAGCTTGGTCAATCATggctatttcttttatttccctgCTTGCCATGTCAGCAGTTCTTGCCACATGCTTCTTTGTCCGTAGGCATCGCATAAGACGAGAAAGGCCTCGAGCTCCACGTGTTAGGGAGTTCCATGGAATGAGCAGTCGTTTGGTTAAAGCAATGCCAAGTCTCATATTTACTGCTGTTTTAGAGGATAACTGCACATCAAGGACATGTGCCATATGCCTTGAAGACTACAATGTTGGGGAGAAGCTCAGGATTTTGCCGTGTTGTCACA AGTTTCATGCATTATGTGTCGACTCATGGCTTACATCGTGGAGAACTTTCTGCCCAGTTTGCAAGCGTGATGCAAGAACTTGCACAGGTGAACCCCCAGCATCTGAGAGTACACCATTGCTTTCATCGAGCCCTGTGTCTGTGGCTTCCTCCTCTGCTTTGTCTTCTGCTAGATCATCAGTGGCATCATCATCAGCCATCCAAATAGCCAGAGCATCACGTCCTCCATCCGCATCTCGTACTCCATCTTTCTCGAGCACTTACATGCAGCAGTCTTTTAGGTCCTATAGACAATCTCCTCCTCTGAGCATTAGCCGTAGCTCAGCTGACCTCAGGAATGCATCGTCTTACCGGTCTCAAGGATCGTACTTGGTTTCTCCCCACTCGATGGGTTATCCCTCTATATCACCTGTCAATTCAAGATACATCTCACATTACATTCCAAGCCCGAGCAATGCCTCCGCAAATTTCATCAGTTCTAGTCACCAGCATCACCCGTTACACCACAGTGAATCAGCTGCAAGTATTTCACCTTTTGTTTCTGCTCAGTCCCTTCCAGGGTGTTGA